The genomic stretch ATAAGCTACCATGCATCATGATGTACAAacatttatggaaaaaaaatgctcagATGCTCTGTATTCACATTTTCTGATCCAGGTGCAGCGTAATCATGGACAGATTCAGTTCACGGCCTGGGAATGTAGAGAACAGAACgtatttattgtcattgtacagggagcactcactacaaaaaaaaaaaacttcaatcTTCACATatgccatcttgctctcctatGATACACGCAGATATATCCAGGTAAGACTGTGGCTTGGGGCCGGACTGATGGCTCAGCCGTTCATCTGGCACCATTAGAGCAGctgaggttaagggtcttgctcaggggcccactGGTAATATGATAAGTCTTCCAGCCACAAGATTTAAACTGGTAGCAGTTTCAGTGCATAGGCATGGGCTCCTAACACAAAAAGCCACCCCCCAGCCTCCATTCAAGACATACAACAAAAGCATGTTTATCAGAAGATTAGTATTGTTACTCTGCAAAATTTTATTAGGGCCTCATGTAGAGAAGGATGACTGTATGTGTCCTTGCTTTACAATAAAATTAGTTCAAATTAGTCAGTCACAGTGTGATAAAATCTTTTAAGTTCTTTTGCGATTAAGTTCTTTTGCTTTTAACCTAATATTCAGTGTAGGCTTGGGCGACATCTGCTTTTTCATATTGTTCATGCATTATACTGTGGTGTACAGTATTCCAATGTCTTTGAAATCTTTTTGAAAGTTTTGTAGAATCTAAAATTTAAATTAGTCATGTGACAAATCAGTAAGGTTTTTAAataactaaaaataccaaaaatagctcaaaaattacttaaaataCCGTAGTAGACCATAGTACCGTTTTATTGTTCCATTTGAGGTTCCACACCACTTGCTTATCAAGCTTGTTGTTGATTTTGGTCCATAACTGCACACACAAAGATATGGGCACTTGGTTAGTCACTGCTAGTCACCTGTATTTAGCATATGTGCATATGTAACAGGTTATATGGTTAATGTAGTGTATATAAATGAGACATGGGCCTGACCTCAGTTAAGGTAGCGTTCTTGGCAGTATCACTTTTGCAGAAGAGGGACACATTCGATGAACATTGCAACATAAAGGTAATAACTTTCAAGACAGGCGCTGGCAGAGATAAGACAAAAGTGAAATGCAAACAGAAATTCCCACATGTATTAAGACATTTTATTAAGAAATTATACTCTGGATTTTAGCTTCCAGGAAAATGGAAtccaattacattttttatatcatcttatctatctatctatctatctatctatctatctatctatctatctatctatctatctatctatctatctatctctctctctctctctgtctctctctaaaTCTGGTATTGGGTGAAATGAAAAGGGGGTATCATGAAAGATGAATAATTTCATAGAAACACAGTAAACAGTAAAGGATAACTTTACCTGTGGTGGCATTGACTGTAACAGGGTCACTGCAATTCTGGTCAGTCACTGTCTTAATGTAAAAATCATATAGAGTTCCTGAACGAAGGCTATTGAAACTTGCTGTGTTCCTTAAAACAGTTTGGCTCCCACTCTCATTCCAGAATGTGCTATTGTATGTCACCAGATATCTTGTTCCTGTCTGGTCCAACTCAGGAGGGACTACCCATGTCAGCGTGACAAAGCTCGCATTTACGAAGGTAGTATTGGGTGTACCAGGTCGGACAGGCACTGGGGACAACAAAAACCAGAGTCCACAATTTATGTCACATGTGAACCTATGAGCAGACTGCAACTGTACATGATTTAGTataattgctttcatttttgaAGGTATATTTCCAAATATTGTCTACTAGTGCATCAGTGGGCAGCAGCTGCCTCAGTTAGTACATGCTGTCTCAGTGGGAAGATGCTGCCTCAGTTAGTACATGCTGTCTCAGTGGGAAGATGCTGCCTCAGTTAGTACATGCTGTCTCAGTGGGAAGATGCTGCCTCAGTTAGTACATGCTGTCTCAGTGGGAAGATGCTGCCTCAGTTAGTACATGCTGTCTCAGTGGGAAGATGCTGCCTCAGTTAGTACATGCTGTCTCAGTGGGAAGATGCTGCCTCAGTTAGTACATGCTGTCTCAGTGGGCAGAAGCTGCCTCAGTGGGTAAAACTTGTTCCCCTAGctttacatttgtttattttacttgtgtgtttgtgcagcTTCTCCTTGGTATCTATCCTGACCTGGGCCAGATTAACCATGTGGGCATTTGACCATGTGTCCAGGGACACCACATCCCTGGGGGGGTGCACCAGGCAGAGCAACCCCACATAAGATCCCCCATCCCCTTAACTAATTTCTTTTAAGTTACTGCAATTTAATaactaatatatttaatattgttCTGTTAATATAGCACTCACTGATAAGCCTATGTAATATTTTCCCTGTTTTAGATGCATTTCTGAATTTCGTGAGCTACCAATCAGTTTTTTTCTATTCTTAATCCAGCCCTGTCCAGAAACATGCTATGGcggggctattcaaatcacagtccACAAGGTCCAAGCACTGCTTTTCTAGCCTTGCTATGATAGCCAGGTGTAATTTCCAGTCAATttcaatcagtaattattaaactaactacctgatcccagagaactgaaaacaaagtACATATTTGAAAAGCCCTGTACTAtgatgtctctaaattgcccatagtgggTAATTGTACCCATGGGGTGTGCTGAGCTTTTTGGGACAGTCTCTAGGCCAGCCCCAACTCTGCCATGGATAAGCCGCTTTGTCAAATCGATGGATCTACCTTTCATGGCAGCCCAGTTTAAAAATTCACGGCTGAGCAGTTAAACCAGTTTCTTTTGTGATAGTGAAAGTCAGAGTGTTGGATTTATATTTGAAAGTCAGTGTGCGATTGAAGGTCTCAGCTTTGGCTGATAGTGTGAAAAAGACAAAGTGACAGAGTTATTCTGAATGAAATTGTATCAGTGAAGGCAGTGGATAGCATTTACTCACATGTATATTGTGTGCCGGACACTGGCTTACTGAGGAACGTCCCGTTCCCTACCTGGGCGTATACTGTCACATTATATTGTGCAGCTGATTTGAGGTTAGAAATAGTGCTTTGGGTCTGGCTGTTCACCAGGATGCTTGTAGTTGTGTTAATTGAGCTGATATTCAGCATGTAAGACTCAACATTTCCATCAGGATGATTCCAGCTGGCTGTGATGGCAGTTTCGTTGCTGTTCAAGGTCAATGCGGAAATGGGGTTTGGAtctgtaaacaaaaacacagttGTTGAACGTTCTGCATCACCAGGACACTGGAAGTGCATTTCTGAAGCTGATTTTGTGTTTTGAGTCACCTGTGGTGATCTAAAGCCGGAATACTGATATCTCAATAAGTATGAAGTTGGGTACAGCAAAGAATGCTATGTTATTATGCATATCAATGTCATTATAATGGATATCTTTCAATTTATCTTTGTTGATTATCTTTCAGTTAACATCTCAAGCTTTCGATTGAATAATCAATATGGAAATCTTTGTCAACATACAAATGCCTATGTCAGTTACTATATGTTCTCAAGGAAACCTTATGTTAAAGTTTCTCTGTTCCATTAACCTTGTATTAGTTCTACTTTCCTGTCTGTTCTTATATGCATTGTTCCTGTCAAATAAACACACAGCTGTAAAAACAATGTAACTTACTGGTATATGTCGTGATTGTGACATTCTCCCCTTTCAGTGAAGGATCCGGCACCAAGGAAACCACGCTCAATTGATACTTTGTGCCCGAGGTAAGATTATTCAGTGTCACAGTGGTGTTACTGGTGCTTAAGTTGCTCAGGTTTGAGCCCACCTGAGCAAATTCGACCAAAAATCCTGAGCTATTCCCTTCTGGCCTGTCCCACATCAGCCCGATCGATGTTTCGTTATTAAAAGTCACATTTAGGTTTTTCACATTACTGGGTCCTGGAACAAAGCAGTTAAACCAGATTTAAAAAGATGCAAATCTCATATTTTTGGTTAAAACTATGTGAAGTATTACCACTCTCAGTTGACTTCACTTACTAGTGTAGGTTGAAAAGTTTTCTGGGTCCCCCTCAATGGACTTGTCCAGCACTTCAGAATAAACTGCAAATTCATAAAAGCCACCGGGCAGGAGGCCAGTGATCCAACAGCTTTCGTTAGTTGTGCTATTGACGATAGAGTTGTTGACCACTCTTACAGTGTAGGAGCTATAGCCACCTACTGGACTGTTCCAGAAGAGAAGGACAGACCTTGTTTGGACTTCTTGAACATCTAGACCAAGAACCTGATCAGGTTCTTGCAGAGAGGAGGACATACAGCATCACCATTAATACCAGGATCTCCTAATGTAGTAAATCATGAGACATGCCGCATTCCATTCCCATGCAGAATGCTTACTCACTGGTGTAGAAGGAAATGTTTTCCGGATTCAGGTCCCTACTACATTTCACGGGGAAGACCTGGACATTGTAGAGCATGCCTGGGGTGAGGTTGCTAAGAGGCATATCCAGGGAGGTTGTGTGATATGAGATAGTAGAGTCATATGACAAATTTTGGAAAGTCCCATTGATTTCCACCCTATAGTTGGTAATGTTTCCAGGTCCAGCCATCCAGCGCAGATCTGAGCTGTTCAGGGTCACATTAGAGATTGTTGCCTGCCCATAGAAGCGGTCTGTCGATGGATGAATATTTTGGAGAGATGGTGAAGTTGACAGGAGAGTATTAAAGGATATTgtggaaaaaatgcaaattaatgAAATGATTACTTAAAGGACACTTCAGTAGAATCTTAACAATTAATAACAAGTGTGGAAGTATAAAtagtaggggtgtaacggtacaCGAAAATTACATTTCGGTATGTACCTCGGTTTTGAAGTCACAGTTTGGTACGTTTTCGGTACAGTGGGGgtcaaagaaacaaaacataaattgcttctttttttctttgttaaattgtggtttactgGTTTAATTCTTAAATAAAAGGTCTCTGTCAATGCTGCTGCAACTTACTAATAAAcaactaaaatttaaatgtaaatgtaattcaaaataaatattctctcaagtaaataaaaataaaataaaatccattaAGGTGCACGTTTAGAAAATTAACTGTACCTGATCTGTACTGTGTTCACATTAGCAGCTTTCAGCTTCATATTAGAACTGTGCAACACAAATATTGTCTCAAAATATCAaagcataacaaaataaatatccattacggtgcagcattaaaaaaaaaaccctgtgctgtactgtattcacattaacAGCTTCCAGCTTCACATTAGGACGTACGCTCGCATGCGTAGTGGTGCGGCTTCATCCGCCCCTTTCCGAATACCGCTTGGCGGAAACACACAAAGTTTCCGTATTTGTAGCATTTGTTTGGTACATATCCATACCGAACTGAAAGACCTGTACcaaatgggtggatggaagtATCAGTAGGAAATTTATTGGCAAAACTTACTATGCAAAATTCAATCAAAATGAAAGTAAAGTACTTTGCAAAAGTCTTACGCAGTCTaagaaattatgtttaaattatcttcatgttggtgtaaaactatgatgtctgtcaaagtgtgtcagcttagccttTTCAAAGCCTcccctaaagtcaccccagtatttgcagcaaccatccaccGCACTTACTGCCTCAGCCACTAGCACACCTCCTATGGCTAATTAATACCTCACTGACGTTTTGAAGTGAGCTGGTgctgaaatttaacaaatacatggaatggtcCAGGTGCCCCTGAAGAAAGGTTTGGGAACGGAAGTGATGCTCATCTTACCATACAATAAGATATctgtaactttttggagaatagtacaaattcttgttagtttttgttGTGTTGTGTCATAATTTGTATATGTTATAATCAGGGCTTTCAAGTTTCATCAaaagtttggagtgagattGCATCTTTTAGAGGTGGGGTATGTGTCTCACAGTCAATGCGTGAGGCTTGAGAGCCCAGTCTACCGAATTCATTGGATCTTGCTCTTCCACTTCCACCTTGTGTGCACTCCGTGTGCGTGCGCATCCATGTATTAACGCACTTGCAGTGGGATTACATGACATGTaacttattttggaattaacccagaaacaacaaatgctacttcctgattggctggcaggTGGCTATTAGTTCTGTATGACTCGGGACAGCTATTAACTCTGCGGAAAACTCCACTCCGTTTGCCTACGCATTGTCCATTAATTCTATATAAGGGGACACCTTGGTGGGCGTTATCCTTTACTTCTCAGCGTGAGAAACACAAGGTTTGGCGTCTGAGTATGTGAGCTGATTAAAATGCGTGTCTCACGGTCCATGCATGCGACCTGAGAGCCAAAgttataacattaaattgtgATTTTTGTTCTGATCAAATATATACTtattacccagataaatagcattaaatatttcctttggctgcctaagacttttgcacagtactgtatatccCTTACCTTCATAACAGATATAGGGTTTCAGTTCAGAGCAATTTTGGTCCTGCCACATCCCAAAGCTCATCACAGATACACAGGTGTCTTCAATGACGGGCACCTCCTGGGTGATTGGAGGAGGTGCCTCTGATTCTTCTTTATAAACATAAAACTTTGTATAGTTGGTGTAGTTTCTGCACACATCCTCAATTTCTATGTAACAGGAATTGTTGGGTACTTCTGGCGGAAAGTGGGTCTGATTGATCACAACCTGCTTGGTCTTTGGGGGTGTGGGCCAGCCCGGGTACCAGTTTTGAAACGTCACAGGGTCACCATTGGACCACAAGGACCAGCTCATCGTGCCGCTCAGGTTCTTGCGCAGACCGACCCAATAGGATCCATTGAGGCAGCTGGCTATTAGTGGCATGTTTTCGGCTGTCAGGCTCGCCAACTCCTTGAAGCACAGCTGACAGTATTTTCTGGCATCATCCCAGTCGGACGCAGTGCCTTGTGGGTAGTACTGTCGCTCTGCCCAGCAACCCATATACACTGGATTGAAAGTCCACAAATTGGGACAGAAACAGTAGTGTTACCatctgaggggtgggggggtcgaCTGCTGTCAGAAGTCTTGGGGGGTTCCCTGGTGGGTAGAAGCTATGGGGCACCGTTTgtaaaattgcactaaatgttgaaaaagtggcaagtacaaaaatgtttagtaCCTTTACAAACGGCGCCCCATAAAAATCTGACAGTAAAAGTTATTAATTGGttggatggggagggggggtgattaTATAAAATCACTAATGATTGGTTAAATTTGTTCAGTCCCTGGTGAATGGGAAGATGATTGGCTGGCCAGATGATCCAGTGCCCTGCCCCTGTGCACCTGTAGCCCCTGGAGGAAGCAGGCCTTAGGATGCAGCCTAGTGCTTTAGGCTTCAGGACAGGGAGGAGCATGGTTTAATAATTGACACAGGAGAGAATTCATGTAAATTCAGAGTTTCTGACATAGATTAGTCCTATATATCTGGTTTGTGTTGTGAAACAACAGGGGTTAGTTCTCCTTATTGTCAGTTCTCCACTCAGgcatttttaccacatttttAAGGACTTACCCACAAGTAGCACAAGTCCTATTTTGTACATCTTCAACTCATGCACAGAAGTTTCTATGTAAAAACAGACAAAGACATCAAActgaaaaatacataaatacattaaGCACATGGGGCTCCAGCATTGATGCGGTTTAACCCCCAGCTCATTCTCTTTGTATTCTTTGAAGTTTTCTGAAGCCGCACTGGTTTCCCCCACTGGACACAATCCAAGTGAACCAGTGACACTAAGACGGGGAGCCCATGCAGGATTTATGCTGCCTCACAGCATTGACTTCCTAGGATTACTGTACTTATTTGGATAAAGTGACTACAAACAAATggatgcacacacatacacacacacacacacacaaaaaaataccCATTATTGTGTTTATAGAACAGACACCCATTGAGAGAAGGTAATACAGGTGAAcgataatagaaaaaaaacatgtggcATAGCCTGGCTTTAAAACCTGCTAACTGCAGACGTGTGCAGGAAGTATGATTTTATTGAATTGAATACAAAGGGTCTACAGGCGTACgtgcaaaatattttataataacaGGCCAAATCAGtgttgtatatatttttcattttgccaAAAGTAGTCCGCCTACTACTTTGGGGTCCCCATGAATTATTAATCATTATTAGTAATAAAAATTGAAATAGATAATACTCGTAATAACTTTTTGCTTAGCATCTTTTTCAAAACATCCTATTTCATTGGGCTTAATTAAACCGTTAGGAAGTCCTCACAATGATGTCACAATACAATAGCCCTGTTAAAGCACTGAGCTAAGTAGATGTGTGGTAATAAAAATCTTTGTGGCTTCAGATAATTCACTGGTCCTGTTAGTCACACTTAATATGTATCAGTTTTGTGGTTATTTGCACCTTGACCTTGCAGGCATATTAGTTATTGAACATCGAGTCATGGATGAATGGAAATTTGATATGTGCTTAGAAGTTTCAAATAAGCTTTAGAAATCACAATTTAGTCATTTCAGAATCAATGCTACTGAGTATGTGAATGCTTTGTCATTAAGCATTACAAAATTTTAGAAAATGATTAGCCTGTTTACAACCTGTGCAACAGGTTCACTGTGCCTTTTGTTTTCCAGAACTAAGAAATCTAACTGTACATAAAACATCGACATTGGTTTAAAAATAGTCACAGCTGCAAAACGTAGCAAAACTATAAACcagggataaaaaaaataataaaatatttgctTGGTTGGGAAGAGAAAtgagggtaacactttacttgaggggggaACAAGAAATTTAGTAACCCAGTTGCTACTCAAGTATAAAtcaacaaatatagtaactgaatgaaatacattaattaatgatgaacgaacatgggatcagtacataactaacatttaatttctggttaattaatacattaagtaagagtgtactattacattatttgtgcccccttgAGTTAGAGAAATGAGAAATAATTGAAATATTTACCTAGTGTGGATGAGACGAGTGTCTTCATAGATCCCATTTTGCATCCTCTGACAGTCTTTTCACAGTTACGAGGAAAGAAATTTAGTTCGGCTTGCGTGAACAGACCTCCTATGATCTAGGTGGACATTATCTTTGTTATTTCTATGCAAACACACCCTACAGTTTTTTTATGGGGAAATATTCGTCTATTTGCATGTATGCACACGGCCACATCAATTTTACTGTGCATGTAAATATCCTTTCATCTTGCAAACTGCACGAAACAAGGTGGACATGCAAGCAAGGCACATGCAAAGTGATGGGGGAGAGGAATGTACAGTCCTGCAAGAGAGACTCCGTGGGGCCATCCATTCAGTCACTGAGGCATGGGCAATTTGCTTTTTGTTCCTATTTGATCCAATAACAAGGCTGATAATGCAGAATTCGATACTGATATTCGGTGTGGGCCCAACCCTGACGGTAAAATGTATTGCCGGATAAATTATTCCATTTCCCTGGTCACTAGTGTCTAGGACCGTGAAAGTCTGCTCCCCTCTTATGGGAAGTAGTTTTTCATATCCTGCtctcaggggcggattaacgcacaggctagatatggcttaagcctaggggccccacgtgtgccagcctgcaagggggcccccattggcgcggaggggggtggggttggggggtccACAGACttctgtagcctaggggcctctgtgcaccttaatccgcccctgcctgCTCTATATATAACAGtattaacatttaaattacCAGGTAGAAAGACgttattttaacattagaatCAATTCTCAAAATAGAATCATTATTTCACTATCGATCTACACCTCCTTATATTTCAGGCAGACCTACATATGTGCGTACA from Paramormyrops kingsleyae isolate MSU_618 chromosome 10, PKINGS_0.4, whole genome shotgun sequence encodes the following:
- the LOC111854491 gene encoding receptor-type tyrosine-protein phosphatase eta, with protein sequence MGSMKTLVSSTLETSVHELKMYKIGLVLLVVYMGCWAERQYYPQGTASDWDDARKYCQLCFKELASLTAENMPLIASCLNGSYWVGLRKNLSGTMSWSLWSNGDPVTFQNWYPGWPTPPKTKQVVINQTHFPPEVPNNSCYIEIEDVCRNYTNYTKFYVYKEESEAPPPITQEVPVIEDTCVSVMSFGMWQDQNCSELKPYICYEDRFYGQATISNVTLNSSDLRWMAGPGNITNYRVEINGTFQNLSYDSTISYHTTSLDMPLSNLTPGMLYNVQVFPVKCSRDLNPENISFYTKPDQVLGLDVQEVQTRSVLLFWNSPVGGYSSYTVRVVNNSIVNSTTNESCWITGLLPGGFYEFAVYSEVLDKSIEGDPENFSTYTRPSNVKNLNVTFNNETSIGLMWDRPEGNSSGFLVEFAQVGSNLSNLSTSNTTVTLNNLTSGTKYQLSVVSLVPDPSLKGENVTITTYTNPNPISALTLNSNETAITASWNHPDGNVESYMLNISSINTTTSILVNSQTQSTISNLKSAAQYNVTVYAQVGNGTFLSKPVSGTQYTLPVRPGTPNTTFVNASFVTLTWVVPPELDQTGTRYLVTYNSTFWNESGSQTVLRNTASFNSLRSGTLYDFYIKTVTDQNCSDPVTVNATTAPVLKVITFMLQCSSNVSLFCKSDTAKNATLTELWTKINNKLDKQVVWNLKWNNKTAVN